One region of Hoeflea sp. 108 genomic DNA includes:
- a CDS encoding transglutaminase family protein, which yields MRLKVSHRTEYNYDQPIRYGLQRIRLWPASGPAQTILTWTLQVEGAREEVRFLDQFGNDTRLLSIDGDPHTISVVAVGEVETNEVSGVSGPHRGFAPLWLFQHETPLTAPGPAIKALAADPGEGGELERLHRLMAEIRKRVAYVPGTTDTGTTAEQALNKGTGVCQDHAHIFAAAARLFGFPARYVSGYLMMNDRVEQAATHAWAEAYVNGLGWVGFDAANGISPDQRYVRVAVGRDYREAMPISGILVGQAQERLAVHITVEQ from the coding sequence ATGCGGCTCAAGGTTTCGCATCGCACGGAATACAACTACGACCAGCCGATCCGCTACGGCCTGCAGCGCATCAGGCTTTGGCCGGCTAGTGGGCCGGCGCAGACCATACTGACCTGGACCCTGCAGGTGGAAGGTGCCCGCGAAGAGGTGCGCTTCCTCGACCAGTTCGGCAACGACACGCGGCTTTTGTCCATCGACGGGGATCCGCATACGATCAGTGTCGTGGCCGTGGGTGAGGTGGAGACCAATGAGGTATCAGGCGTCTCAGGTCCGCACCGAGGCTTTGCGCCGCTTTGGCTGTTCCAACACGAGACGCCGCTGACAGCGCCGGGGCCAGCGATCAAGGCGCTGGCTGCTGATCCGGGCGAGGGCGGCGAGCTCGAGCGGCTGCATCGGCTTATGGCCGAGATCCGCAAACGCGTCGCCTATGTGCCCGGTACGACCGACACAGGCACGACCGCCGAGCAAGCGCTGAACAAGGGCACCGGCGTCTGCCAGGACCATGCCCACATATTTGCGGCCGCAGCCCGGCTGTTCGGCTTTCCGGCGCGCTATGTCAGCGGCTATTTGATGATGAACGACCGGGTCGAGCAGGCGGCGACACATGCCTGGGCAGAGGCCTATGTCAACGGCCTCGGCTGGGTCGGCTTCGATGCGGCCAACGGCATTTCGCCGGACCAGCGCTATGTGCGCGTGGCGGTGGGCCGCGACTACCGCGAGGCGATGCCGATTTCGGGCATTCTCGTCGGTCAGGCGCAGGAGCGGCTTGCAGTCCACATCACGGTAGAGCAGTAA
- a CDS encoding BA14K family protein: MSKVTSGLMALAILASFGMATAAPAAAAHFSGMSHFSGGGPMWIPHGHPMAMHMDRGMRFEPRGFRDRDVFMRHDFVRHDDRFAGRRFVQDRDFFFRHHRHFRDDDFFFPGAFLAGAVIGSSLYDEGPTYTYATPAYGDAHTQWCYDHYRSYRAYDNTYQPYGGPRQQCYSPFG; this comes from the coding sequence ATGAGCAAGGTCACATCAGGTTTGATGGCATTGGCCATCTTGGCTTCATTTGGCATGGCGACAGCTGCCCCAGCCGCCGCTGCGCATTTCTCCGGCATGTCGCATTTTTCCGGTGGAGGTCCGATGTGGATCCCGCATGGCCACCCGATGGCTATGCACATGGATCGAGGAATGCGATTCGAACCACGCGGCTTCCGCGATCGTGACGTCTTCATGCGCCACGATTTCGTGCGGCATGACGACCGTTTCGCTGGCCGTCGCTTTGTCCAGGACCGCGATTTCTTCTTCCGTCATCATCGTCACTTCCGCGACGACGACTTCTTCTTCCCCGGCGCCTTTTTGGCCGGAGCAGTGATCGGAAGCTCCCTCTATGACGAAGGCCCGACCTATACCTACGCCACGCCCGCCTATGGCGACGCCCATACGCAGTGGTGCTACGACCACTACCGGTCGTATCGGGCCTACGACAATACTTACCAGCCTTATGGCGGCCCGCGTCAGCAGTGCTATTCGCCCTTTGGCTAA
- a CDS encoding BA14K family protein, which translates to MNKVLSGFVATALAASFAFGAALPAAAAPAFVPKAPQASADMQQIQYDNNWRRHRPMRMERPGINPRFVRRGDAYYFNGHRGYRDYRPGYRRYNDWWFPAGAFIAGAIIGGALNQPPPPRYVTPAYGNSHVQWCYNRYRSYRASDNTFQPYNGPRQQCYSPY; encoded by the coding sequence ATGAACAAGGTGCTTTCTGGATTCGTGGCGACGGCACTTGCCGCGTCATTTGCGTTCGGCGCAGCACTGCCTGCTGCGGCGGCTCCGGCATTCGTTCCCAAGGCGCCCCAAGCTTCGGCTGACATGCAGCAGATTCAGTATGACAACAACTGGCGCCGCCATCGGCCAATGCGCATGGAGCGTCCCGGTATAAACCCGCGCTTTGTCCGCCGCGGCGACGCCTATTATTTCAATGGGCATCGCGGCTATCGCGACTACCGCCCGGGCTATCGCCGCTACAATGACTGGTGGTTCCCTGCCGGCGCCTTCATAGCCGGCGCCATCATCGGCGGCGCGCTCAACCAGCCTCCGCCCCCGCGCTACGTGACGCCAGCCTACGGCAATTCACATGTGCAGTGGTGCTACAACCGCTACCGTTCGTACCGGGCGTCCGACAATACTTTCCAGCCCTACAACGGCCCGCGTCAGCAGTGCTATTCGCCCTATTGA
- a CDS encoding proteasome-type protease — protein MTYCVGLKIDRGLVFMSDTRTNAGIDSISTFRKMKVWEKPGERVIVLMSAGNLATTQAVVSLLDERTKAVSERAPTLFETPSMYQTACLVGSVVKEVIAHSAPAGQTADSSFNASFILGGQIKGSEPRLFMIYPEGNFIESTDDTPFFQIGETKYGKPIIVRAYDREMSFAETVKLLMVSFDSTLKSNLSVGLPLDLQFYEKDALKAGLKKRIGADDPYYKTISDGWSNALKVAFQSLPDFPD, from the coding sequence ATGACTTATTGCGTCGGCCTCAAGATTGATCGCGGATTGGTGTTCATGTCGGACACCCGCACCAATGCCGGCATCGACAGCATCTCGACGTTCCGCAAGATGAAGGTGTGGGAAAAGCCGGGCGAGCGCGTGATCGTGCTTATGTCGGCGGGCAATCTCGCCACCACGCAGGCCGTGGTCAGCCTGCTTGACGAGCGCACGAAGGCAGTTTCCGAGCGCGCGCCGACGCTGTTCGAGACGCCCTCGATGTATCAGACCGCCTGTCTGGTGGGCAGCGTGGTCAAGGAGGTCATTGCGCATTCGGCGCCTGCGGGCCAGACGGCGGACTCGAGCTTCAATGCCTCCTTCATCCTCGGTGGCCAGATCAAGGGCAGCGAACCCAGGCTGTTCATGATCTATCCCGAAGGCAATTTCATCGAATCGACCGACGACACGCCGTTCTTCCAGATCGGCGAGACCAAGTATGGCAAGCCGATCATCGTGCGCGCCTATGACCGTGAGATGAGCTTTGCCGAGACAGTGAAGCTTCTGATGGTGTCTTTCGATTCGACGCTGAAATCGAACCTGTCGGTCGGCCTGCCGCTCGATCTGCAGTTCTATGAGAAGGATGCGCTGAAGGCGGGCCTGAAGAAGCGCATCGGCGCCGATGATCCCTATTACAAGACGATCTCGGACGGTTGGTCGAACGCGCTCAAGGTCGCGTTCCAGAGCCTGCCGGACTTTCCGGACTAG
- a CDS encoding acetolactate synthase large subunit, which yields MNGADVLTDVLLLNGVDVCFANPGTSEMHFVAALDRKPQLRCILGLHENVVTGAADGYARMTGRPAATLLHTGPGLANGLANMHNARRARTPMINIVGDHASYHLPLDAPLTSDIDALARPMSNWVRRVRGPDDVGPAAEAAYRASLSPAGVATLILPADAAWGEPTGARQVAKVVLDPPRPPDPDAIREVAKAIRANPGRVGMVLSGSAVLADGLELAGRIASDCNVQLFNEVLVAHTQRGRGRTAPGRIPYPIDMALDFLRDIDVLVLVGAPEPVAFFAYPGKPGRLVREDCSVLKLARHGDDLLAALDALRDELGVKRGGIVPLALPMDEGVPSGPLTDDAVAVIVAAKLPDNAVIVEEAVTSGRRFFPLSAFSAQHDFIMTTGGSIGEGIPLATGAAVACADRKVINLQADGSAMYTVQGLWTQAREDLDVTTIIFSNRTYAILHAEMRNVGVKNVGRNATRMLDLEGPALDWVALARGMGVEAALATTCEEFMKLFDAALKRRGPFLIEARL from the coding sequence GTGAATGGAGCCGACGTGCTGACTGACGTGCTTCTGCTCAACGGTGTCGATGTCTGCTTTGCCAATCCCGGCACGTCGGAGATGCATTTCGTGGCGGCACTCGACCGCAAGCCGCAGTTGCGCTGCATCCTCGGGCTGCACGAGAATGTCGTCACCGGTGCGGCCGACGGCTACGCCCGGATGACGGGCAGGCCGGCGGCCACGCTTTTGCATACGGGGCCGGGGCTGGCCAATGGCCTTGCCAACATGCACAACGCAAGGCGCGCCCGCACGCCTATGATCAACATCGTCGGCGACCACGCCTCCTACCATCTGCCGCTCGATGCGCCGTTGACCAGCGACATCGACGCCCTGGCGCGGCCGATGTCGAACTGGGTAAGGCGGGTGCGCGGCCCGGATGACGTCGGGCCAGCGGCGGAGGCGGCCTATCGCGCTTCGCTTTCGCCTGCCGGCGTGGCGACGCTGATCCTGCCGGCCGATGCGGCCTGGGGCGAGCCGACAGGCGCGAGGCAGGTCGCGAAAGTGGTTCTCGACCCGCCGCGCCCGCCGGATCCCGATGCCATTCGTGAAGTCGCGAAGGCTATTCGCGCCAATCCCGGTAGGGTCGGCATGGTGTTGAGCGGATCTGCCGTGTTGGCCGACGGGCTCGAGCTTGCCGGACGGATCGCCAGCGACTGCAATGTCCAGCTGTTCAACGAGGTGCTTGTCGCCCACACACAGCGCGGCCGCGGACGGACAGCGCCGGGGCGCATTCCATATCCGATCGACATGGCGCTGGATTTCCTGCGCGACATCGACGTGCTGGTGCTGGTCGGTGCGCCGGAGCCTGTCGCCTTCTTTGCCTATCCGGGCAAGCCGGGCCGACTGGTGCGCGAGGATTGCAGCGTGCTGAAGCTTGCTCGGCATGGCGACGATCTGCTGGCGGCGTTGGATGCGCTGCGCGACGAACTGGGGGTGAAGCGGGGCGGGATCGTGCCGCTGGCGCTGCCGATGGACGAAGGCGTGCCCAGCGGGCCGCTGACCGACGATGCGGTGGCGGTGATCGTTGCGGCGAAACTGCCCGACAATGCGGTCATTGTGGAAGAAGCCGTCACATCGGGGCGCCGCTTCTTTCCGCTGTCGGCCTTCTCGGCGCAGCACGATTTCATCATGACCACTGGTGGTTCCATCGGCGAGGGCATTCCGCTGGCGACAGGGGCAGCCGTGGCCTGTGCCGATCGCAAGGTGATCAACCTGCAGGCCGACGGCAGCGCCATGTACACGGTCCAGGGGCTGTGGACGCAGGCGCGTGAGGATCTCGACGTGACGACGATCATCTTCTCGAACCGGACCTACGCCATCCTGCATGCCGAGATGCGCAATGTCGGTGTGAAAAACGTGGGCCGGAACGCGACACGGATGCTGGACCTCGAAGGACCGGCGCTCGATTGGGTTGCGCTGGCGCGCGGCATGGGCGTGGAGGCGGCGCTCGCCACGACATGCGAAGAGTTCATGAAACTGTTCGATGCGGCGCTCAAGCGCCGCGGGCCGTTCCTGATCGAGGCGCGCCTCTAG
- a CDS encoding DeoR/GlpR family DNA-binding transcription regulator — MYLSPRQSEIVQLAKDNGRVLVDDLAAHFQVTPQTIRKDLNDLCDQRLLSRIHGGALFPSGIENLEYEARRKIAADEKDAIGQAAARIIPDNASLFVNIGTTTEAVGKALLDHKGLMVITNNINVANRMRVYPDMEVVIAGGVVRGSDGGIVGEAAVDFIRQFKVDYAVIGASAIDHDGALLDFDFREVKVAQAIIANARHVILVSDRTKFERTAPVRIAHLSQMDTFITDHCDIPSIRKICAESDVQLIETKKPA; from the coding sequence ATGTATCTTTCGCCGCGCCAGTCGGAAATCGTCCAATTGGCCAAGGACAATGGGCGGGTGCTTGTCGACGATTTGGCCGCGCATTTTCAGGTGACGCCGCAGACCATCCGCAAGGACCTCAACGATCTCTGCGACCAGCGCCTATTGAGCCGCATCCATGGGGGCGCGCTGTTTCCCTCCGGTATCGAGAACCTCGAATATGAGGCACGGCGCAAGATCGCGGCCGACGAGAAGGACGCGATCGGCCAGGCGGCGGCACGTATCATCCCCGACAACGCGTCGCTGTTCGTCAACATCGGCACCACGACAGAAGCCGTGGGTAAGGCGCTGCTCGACCACAAGGGGCTGATGGTCATCACCAACAACATCAACGTCGCCAACCGGATGAGGGTCTATCCCGACATGGAGGTGGTGATCGCGGGTGGCGTGGTGCGTGGCTCGGACGGTGGCATCGTCGGCGAGGCGGCCGTCGATTTCATCCGCCAGTTCAAAGTCGACTATGCGGTCATCGGCGCATCGGCTATCGATCATGACGGGGCGCTGCTCGATTTCGACTTCCGCGAGGTCAAGGTGGCGCAGGCGATCATCGCCAATGCGCGGCATGTGATCCTGGTGTCGGACCGGACGAAGTTCGAACGCACAGCGCCGGTGCGCATTGCCCATCTGTCACAGATGGACACTTTCATCACCGATCACTGCGACATCCCCAGTATCCGCAAGATCTGCGCCGAATCGGACGTCCAGCTCATCGAAACAAAAAAGCCCGCGTAG
- a CDS encoding DUF4864 domain-containing protein has protein sequence MHRAAALLVGLVLTFPAFAGDADVKSAQDSISAQLQAFRTGDNAAAYGYAAPNVKRIFPTLDIFMGMVSGGYKPVYRAQSFAFGKSKEMSPTSIVQQVMIVGPDGKDYEAVYTLELQPDGVWRITGVSLRASNSLST, from the coding sequence ATGCACCGCGCAGCAGCCCTTCTCGTGGGCCTGGTCCTGACCTTTCCGGCCTTTGCCGGCGATGCCGACGTCAAGTCTGCACAGGACAGCATTTCGGCCCAGCTCCAGGCCTTTCGCACCGGCGACAATGCAGCTGCCTATGGCTACGCCGCCCCCAATGTGAAGCGTATCTTTCCCACGCTCGACATCTTCATGGGCATGGTATCGGGCGGCTACAAACCCGTCTACCGCGCGCAAAGCTTTGCTTTCGGCAAGTCGAAAGAAATGAGCCCGACCTCGATCGTCCAGCAGGTCATGATTGTCGGTCCCGACGGCAAGGATTACGAGGCCGTATACACGCTCGAACTCCAGCCCGACGGCGTCTGGCGCATCACAGGCGTCAGCCTGCGCGCGTCTAACTCGCTCAGCACCTGA
- a CDS encoding circularly permuted type 2 ATP-grasp protein → MVAFDEMLPADAGLRRPYEAYDGWLKNQDPARLTEKMHDAERVFRKTGITFAVYGEQEASERLIPFDIVPRIISGNEWRRLTQGIEQRVQALNAFLDDIYHRQEILRAGRVPRELIATNEAFLPEMIGVRPPAGVYTHIIGVDIVRISENEFYVLEDNARTPSGVSYMLENRETMLQLFPELFQRIKVQPVENYPQLLRQSLSAVRPNGVSGAPTIAVLTPGSFNSAYFEHAFLADQMGVQLVEGQDLRVIDGRVAMRTTEGYKQIDVLYRRVDDAYLDPLTFKPDSALGVPGIMDVYRAGNITIANAPGTGIADDKAIYSYMPEIIEFYTGRKPILGNIPTWRCSEPDSLKYVQEHLAELVVKEVHGSGGYGMLVGPAASKKEREEFSKKLAARPSNYIAQPTLSLSTCPVMTEKGLAPRHVDLRPFVLVSDRIRIVPGGLTRVALKEGSLVVNSSQGGGTKDTWVLDD, encoded by the coding sequence GTGGTTGCATTCGACGAAATGCTCCCGGCCGATGCCGGGTTGAGACGGCCCTACGAAGCGTATGACGGCTGGCTGAAAAACCAGGACCCCGCTCGACTTACCGAAAAGATGCATGATGCCGAACGGGTGTTCCGCAAGACCGGCATCACCTTCGCCGTCTATGGCGAGCAGGAGGCCTCCGAACGACTGATCCCGTTCGACATCGTGCCGCGCATCATCTCGGGCAATGAATGGCGCAGGCTGACGCAAGGCATTGAGCAGCGCGTCCAGGCGCTCAACGCCTTTCTCGACGACATTTACCACCGCCAGGAAATTCTTCGAGCCGGGCGCGTGCCGCGCGAGCTGATCGCCACCAACGAGGCATTCCTGCCCGAGATGATCGGGGTGAGGCCGCCCGCCGGCGTCTACACCCATATCATCGGCGTCGATATCGTGCGCATTTCCGAAAACGAGTTCTATGTGCTCGAGGACAATGCGCGCACCCCGTCTGGGGTCTCCTACATGCTGGAGAACCGCGAGACGATGCTGCAGCTGTTTCCCGAGCTGTTCCAGCGCATCAAGGTGCAGCCGGTCGAGAACTATCCGCAACTGCTCAGGCAGTCGCTGTCGGCCGTGCGGCCGAACGGGGTGAGCGGCGCGCCGACAATAGCGGTGCTGACGCCGGGAAGTTTCAATTCGGCCTACTTCGAACACGCGTTTTTGGCCGACCAGATGGGTGTGCAGCTTGTCGAGGGGCAGGATTTGCGCGTGATCGACGGGCGTGTAGCGATGCGCACGACCGAAGGCTACAAGCAGATCGACGTGCTCTATCGCCGTGTCGACGACGCCTATCTCGATCCGCTGACCTTCAAGCCGGATTCAGCACTCGGCGTGCCCGGCATCATGGACGTCTACCGCGCCGGCAACATCACCATCGCCAACGCGCCGGGCACCGGCATTGCCGACGACAAGGCGATCTATTCCTACATGCCCGAGATCATCGAGTTCTACACCGGTCGCAAGCCGATCCTCGGCAACATCCCGACATGGCGCTGCTCTGAACCGGACAGCCTGAAATATGTGCAGGAGCACCTCGCCGAACTGGTGGTAAAGGAGGTGCATGGCTCGGGCGGCTACGGCATGCTGGTCGGGCCCGCCGCGTCCAAGAAGGAGCGCGAGGAGTTTTCAAAGAAGCTCGCAGCTCGGCCATCGAACTACATCGCCCAGCCGACGCTGTCGCTGTCGACATGCCCTGTGATGACCGAGAAGGGGCTGGCGCCACGCCACGTTGACCTCAGGCCGTTCGTGCTGGTGTCAGATCGCATCCGCATTGTGCCGGGCGGCCTGACACGGGTTGCGCTCAAGGAAGGTTCGCTTGTGGTGAATTCATCTCAAGGCGGTGGAACCAAAGACACCTGGGTTTTGGACGACTAG
- a CDS encoding alpha-E domain-containing protein, which produces MLLGRTANGLYWMNRYIERTENMARLIDAGLRMALTRSQDASEEWNSVLLSAGAADSFSAKHSDYTAENVADFLLRDMSNPSSAVAAIETARNNARMVRTALTRETWESINEAWMSLKRMLATPIDQRELPSVLDAIKRETALIRGSFYGTMLRNEIFDFAQLGTYVERADNTARILDVKYYVLLPSISWVGSSLDNYQWESILRSVAAHRSYRWVYEAEYKPTNIAEYLILNVRMPRSLTFSYRFIAEHLKFLSEDYSARHESNDLSDRIYARLRGTEIKDVFEGGLHEFLADFIRDNNRLGDQVAQDFGFY; this is translated from the coding sequence ATGCTTCTGGGACGCACCGCCAACGGCCTCTACTGGATGAACCGCTACATCGAGCGGACTGAGAACATGGCCCGGCTGATCGATGCCGGGCTGCGTATGGCGCTGACGCGCAGCCAGGATGCATCGGAGGAATGGAACTCGGTGCTGCTGTCGGCGGGAGCGGCCGATTCGTTTTCTGCCAAGCACAGCGACTACACGGCCGAAAATGTCGCCGATTTCCTGCTGCGCGACATGTCCAACCCTTCGAGCGCGGTGGCGGCGATCGAGACGGCCCGCAACAACGCCCGCATGGTGCGCACGGCGCTGACGCGCGAGACGTGGGAGAGTATCAACGAGGCCTGGATGTCACTGAAGCGCATGCTGGCCACCCCGATCGACCAGCGCGAGCTGCCCAGCGTGCTCGATGCCATCAAGCGTGAGACGGCGCTGATCCGCGGCTCGTTCTACGGCACCATGCTGCGCAACGAGATTTTCGACTTCGCCCAGCTCGGAACCTATGTCGAACGAGCCGACAACACGGCGCGCATCCTCGACGTCAAATATTACGTGCTGCTGCCGTCGATCTCGTGGGTGGGGTCGTCGCTCGACAACTACCAGTGGGAATCGATCCTGCGCTCGGTGGCGGCACACCGCTCCTATCGCTGGGTCTACGAAGCCGAATACAAGCCGACCAACATCGCCGAGTACCTGATCCTCAATGTGCGCATGCCGCGCTCACTGACCTTCAGCTACCGCTTCATCGCCGAACACCTGAAATTCCTCTCCGAGGACTACAGCGCAAGGCACGAAAGCAACGATCTTTCCGACCGAATCTATGCGCGGCTGCGCGGAACCGAGATCAAGGATGTGTTCGAGGGCGGGCTGCACGAGTTCCTGGCCGACTTCATCCGCGACAACAACAGACTGGGCGACCAGGTAGCCCAGGATTTCGGCTTCTATTGA
- a CDS encoding Lrp/AsnC family transcriptional regulator, translating to MKTFFVQIKCELGKAYEVASALADAEIASEIYSTAGNYDLLAKFYVDDETDVGHFVNERVHAIGNIKDTFTTVTFRAF from the coding sequence ATGAAGACCTTTTTCGTGCAGATCAAATGCGAACTCGGCAAGGCCTATGAGGTGGCGAGCGCGCTCGCCGACGCCGAGATCGCCTCGGAGATTTATTCGACTGCCGGCAACTACGATCTCTTGGCGAAGTTCTACGTCGACGACGAAACCGATGTCGGCCATTTCGTCAACGAGCGAGTCCATGCCATCGGCAACATCAAGGACACGTTCACCACGGTCACATTCCGGGCATTCTAG
- a CDS encoding cytochrome c biogenesis CcdA family protein, with product MALDIGYLSALGAGALSFLSPCVLPLVPPYLCYMAGVSVDDFKADGGVATVSRARGALLAASASFVLGFTTVFVSLGAGASTIGQLLRTWQEPLAMAAGVLIILMGLNFLGVLRIPMLSREARFQSQGKPASNLAAYLMGLAFAFGWTPCIGPVLGPILTLAGGRETVGEGALLLAVYSLGLGIPFLIAAMFSGAFMRFLSKFRVHLGKVEKAIGGLLVVAGVLFLTGGIQTASYWLLERFPVLGQLG from the coding sequence ATGGCATTGGATATCGGCTATCTCAGCGCATTGGGGGCGGGCGCCCTGTCGTTCCTGTCGCCTTGCGTCTTGCCGCTGGTGCCGCCCTATCTCTGCTACATGGCTGGCGTCTCGGTCGATGATTTCAAGGCCGACGGCGGCGTGGCCACGGTTTCGCGGGCGCGCGGCGCGCTGCTTGCAGCCTCCGCCTCCTTCGTGCTCGGCTTCACCACCGTGTTCGTATCGTTAGGCGCCGGCGCTTCGACCATCGGCCAGCTGCTGCGCACCTGGCAGGAGCCGCTGGCCATGGCTGCAGGTGTGCTGATCATCCTGATGGGCCTCAATTTCCTCGGTGTGTTGCGCATTCCCATGCTGTCGCGCGAGGCGCGTTTCCAGTCGCAGGGCAAGCCGGCGAGCAACCTTGCGGCCTATCTGATGGGGCTTGCTTTCGCCTTTGGCTGGACGCCCTGCATCGGCCCCGTGCTAGGACCGATTCTGACTTTGGCAGGCGGCCGCGAAACGGTGGGCGAGGGTGCGCTTCTGCTCGCCGTCTATTCGCTCGGGCTCGGCATTCCGTTCCTGATCGCTGCGATGTTCTCCGGCGCCTTCATGCGGTTCCTTTCCAAATTCCGTGTCCATCTCGGCAAGGTCGAGAAGGCGATCGGCGGGCTTCTGGTCGTTGCTGGCGTGCTGTTCCTGACCGGAGGCATCCAGACCGCTTCTTACTGGCTGCTCGAGCGCTTTCCCGTTCTTGGCCAGCTCGGCTGA